In one Winogradskyella sp. MH6 genomic region, the following are encoded:
- a CDS encoding MDR family MFS transporter, whose amino-acid sequence MKTLFNNYFKTFKGLSNEVWWLALITFINRAGTMVIPFLTLYLEEDKSLSLAQISWVMSVFGLGSVIGTWIGGKLTDSIGYYKVMVRSLFSTGILFIALQFLDSFASICLGIFLVMLVADTFRPAMFVAMSVYSKPENKTRSVTLIRLAINLGFSAGPAVGGLIIATMGYGGLFWVDGITCILATLLLVLVLNPRKAKPIDETKVENPVSVYSDKPFWVFFIAMVIFGVVFLQYFSTMPLYYKEIHSLTAFEIGLILGLNGFFIFLLEMPLIHWLEHLKRSKIGLTVFGLLLTALSFLVINLTSWIGILVIGILFMTIGEMIAFPFSNAFAMERAKKGKQGEYLSMYVMSFSIAHIFGHNIGLRLVDNLGYDNTWFIMLGLGFVGITMLLYLKRMLIKERRLN is encoded by the coding sequence ATGAAAACACTATTCAATAATTACTTTAAAACCTTTAAGGGTTTATCTAATGAAGTTTGGTGGCTTGCACTCATCACATTTATTAATCGTGCAGGCACAATGGTCATTCCGTTTTTAACCTTGTACTTAGAGGAAGATAAAAGCTTATCCTTAGCGCAAATTAGTTGGGTAATGAGTGTCTTTGGTTTGGGTTCGGTTATTGGCACATGGATTGGAGGAAAACTAACCGACTCTATCGGCTATTATAAAGTTATGGTAAGAAGCCTTTTTAGTACAGGTATCTTATTTATTGCGTTGCAGTTTTTAGACTCCTTTGCCAGTATCTGTTTAGGTATATTTTTGGTAATGTTAGTGGCAGACACCTTCAGACCAGCAATGTTTGTAGCCATGAGTGTTTATAGTAAACCTGAAAACAAAACACGTTCAGTAACATTAATTCGCCTTGCTATAAACTTAGGATTTTCAGCAGGTCCAGCTGTTGGAGGATTAATCATTGCCACAATGGGTTATGGTGGCTTGTTTTGGGTAGATGGTATTACTTGTATATTGGCAACGCTATTGTTGGTTTTAGTTTTAAACCCTAGAAAAGCAAAACCAATAGACGAAACTAAAGTTGAAAATCCAGTATCAGTATACAGCGACAAACCGTTTTGGGTATTCTTTATTGCTATGGTAATTTTTGGCGTTGTATTCTTGCAATATTTTTCAACTATGCCATTGTACTATAAAGAAATTCATTCTTTAACAGCATTTGAAATTGGGTTGATTCTAGGCTTAAATGGCTTCTTTATATTTTTATTAGAAATGCCATTAATTCATTGGTTAGAACACCTAAAACGTTCAAAAATTGGATTAACTGTATTTGGACTATTACTAACAGCTTTGAGCTTTTTAGTCATTAACCTAACATCATGGATTGGCATCTTAGTCATTGGTATTTTATTTATGACTATTGGTGAGATGATTGCCTTTCCGTTTTCAAACGCATTTGCTATGGAACGCGCTAAAAAAGGAAAGCAAGGTGAATACCTATCTATGTATGTAATGTCTTTTTCCATTGCACATATTTTTGGACATAATATTGGTCTGAGACTAGTTGACAACTTAGGTTATGATAACACTTGGTTTATAATGCTTGGCCTTGGTTTTGTTGGAATTACTATGCTCTTATATTTAAAAAGAATGTTAATAAAAGAGCGCAGATTAAACTAA
- a CDS encoding DUF1684 domain-containing protein, with protein MKNFFLIFLMVCTVACAQDKQTLNGETEWQKEMNAEFKDASKSPLKKKDLKKFKGLDFFKFDSTYVVTAEFTRTPKAKKFKMETTTDRLPEYVQYGVLKFTLKGEEYELKIYQNINLIEREGYEDYLFLPFLDDTNGEESYGGGRYIEVRIPEGNTIEIDFNKAYNPYCAYNEKYSCPIVPRENYLPLKVEAGVKAFEKH; from the coding sequence ATGAAGAACTTCTTTTTAATTTTTTTAATGGTATGCACAGTAGCTTGTGCTCAAGATAAACAAACGTTAAATGGCGAAACCGAGTGGCAAAAAGAGATGAATGCAGAATTTAAGGATGCCAGTAAATCGCCATTAAAGAAAAAGGATTTAAAAAAATTTAAAGGGCTAGATTTCTTCAAATTTGATTCTACTTATGTAGTTACTGCAGAATTTACCAGAACGCCAAAGGCAAAGAAGTTTAAGATGGAAACGACCACAGATCGTCTTCCTGAATATGTGCAATATGGTGTTTTAAAATTTACACTTAAGGGAGAAGAATATGAATTAAAAATATATCAAAACATAAATCTAATAGAACGAGAAGGTTATGAAGACTATTTGTTCTTACCATTTTTAGATGATACCAATGGAGAAGAAAGTTATGGAGGAGGACGATATATTGAAGTCAGAATTCCAGAAGGTAATACTATAGAAATAGATTTTAATAAAGCTTACAATCCGTATTGCGCATACAACGAAAAGTACTCGTGCCCAATTGTGCCTAGAGAAAATTATTTACCACTAAAAGTTGAAGCAGGAGTAAAGGCGTTTGAAAAACACTAA
- the crcB gene encoding fluoride efflux transporter CrcB — translation MKQIILVFIGGGFGSALRFLIGKWLNSSETGIPYGTFAANILGSLLIGIILGLAAKNDSLTQNQTLLLATGFCGGFTTFSTFAYENHVFLKSGDFMTFAIYTIASFIVGFLAVFLGMYLVKA, via the coding sequence ATGAAACAAATTATCCTTGTCTTTATTGGTGGTGGTTTTGGAAGCGCTTTGCGATTCTTAATCGGTAAATGGCTTAATAGCAGTGAAACCGGAATTCCGTATGGCACCTTTGCTGCTAACATTTTAGGTAGTTTATTGATTGGGATTATACTCGGACTTGCTGCCAAAAATGATAGTCTTACGCAAAACCAAACCTTGCTACTTGCAACAGGCTTTTGTGGTGGTTTTACCACGTTTTCAACCTTCGCTTATGAAAATCATGTGTTTTTAAAATCAGGCGATTTTATGACTTTCGCGATATATACTATTGCTAGTTTTATTGTTGGGTTTTTAGCCGTTTTCTTAGGAATGTATTTGGTGAAGGCTTAG
- a CDS encoding SRPBCC family protein — MKALKYILLLLLILFIGLSIFIAVQPNSFEVTRTRNIKAPQEVLYNKIIDFETWKDWSSWIEADPEMKITIPEKHEGVGGSYSWEDKDGVGTMTTVAANPYNSITQEMQIAEFPKSDVSWKLEAKEDGSTDVTWDISGKNLPFAFKLVSTLMGGMEKLIGPHYERSLEKLDSITQEDMKRYEVTIDGITEYGGGYYLYKTTNANAQNISVKMGENFGAIMMFMGKNGIKQSGMPLTVYNDMSSSDVIMSNGIPVNEKITLREGSDVSINFIPNIKVLKTTLKGNYTNLSKAWEETMAYLVKNNLEQSEEKPFEIYTTDPGHYPNPADWVTEIYIPIK; from the coding sequence ATGAAGGCTCTTAAATATATTCTTCTGCTGTTGTTAATTCTATTCATTGGATTATCAATTTTTATTGCAGTACAGCCAAATTCTTTTGAAGTTACCAGAACACGAAACATAAAAGCACCTCAAGAAGTGCTGTATAATAAAATTATAGATTTTGAAACTTGGAAAGATTGGTCGTCTTGGATTGAAGCCGATCCTGAAATGAAAATTACCATTCCTGAAAAACACGAAGGTGTTGGCGGTTCGTATTCTTGGGAAGACAAAGATGGTGTTGGCACAATGACGACGGTTGCTGCTAACCCTTACAACTCTATAACCCAAGAAATGCAGATTGCTGAGTTTCCTAAATCAGATGTGTCATGGAAACTGGAAGCTAAAGAAGATGGCTCTACAGATGTGACTTGGGATATTTCTGGAAAAAATTTACCATTTGCCTTTAAACTTGTCTCTACACTTATGGGAGGTATGGAAAAACTAATTGGTCCTCATTACGAACGTAGTTTAGAAAAACTAGATAGCATTACACAAGAAGACATGAAGCGTTATGAAGTAACAATAGATGGCATTACCGAATATGGTGGTGGTTATTATTTGTACAAAACGACTAATGCTAATGCTCAGAATATAAGTGTTAAAATGGGTGAAAATTTTGGTGCTATCATGATGTTTATGGGTAAAAATGGCATAAAACAATCTGGAATGCCACTAACGGTTTACAACGATATGAGTTCTTCTGACGTTATTATGAGCAACGGAATTCCCGTTAATGAGAAAATCACATTACGTGAAGGTTCTGATGTCTCTATTAATTTCATCCCTAATATCAAGGTTTTAAAAACCACCTTAAAAGGTAATTATACCAATCTTAGTAAAGCTTGGGAAGAAACTATGGCTTACTTAGTTAAAAACAATTTAGAGCAATCTGAAGAAAAGCCTTTTGAAATCTATACCACTGACCCAGGACATTATCCAAACCCTGCGGATTGGGTTACTGAAATCTACATTCCTATAAAATAG
- a CDS encoding dipeptidyl peptidase 3 — protein MKLKSIVVICLMMVFAWSCKEESKEPVKEAVTEKVAEKFDFNVEQFADIKVLRYQIPGWENLSLKEQKLVYYLTQAGLAGRDIMWDQNYRHNLKIRKALENIYTNYAGDKTSEDWKAFEVYLKRVWFSNGIHHHYSNDKLKPEFSKDYLNTLLSATNTELKGEAFDVIFNDKDTKKVNQAKGVDNVALSAVNFYGPDVTNDDVIGFYKNKKSPNPEQPLSYGLNSQLVKENGELKERVYKSGGLYGSAIDEIVKWLEKAQGVAENKAQGDAIGLLIKYYKTGDLQTWDDYNVAWTAATEGNVDYINSFIEVYNDPLGYRGSYETIVQINDFDMSKKMKVLSDNAQWFEDNSPLMEEHKKKNVVGVTYKVVTVAGEAGDASPSTPIGVNLPNANWIRKEVGSKSVSLGNIINAYNNAGSTGRLKEFVHDEEELQLEEEYGQLADKLHTALHEVIGHASGQLNPGVGETKETLKNYASTLEEGRADLVGLYYLYNPKLQELGLVEDWQKVGKAAYDGYIRNGLMTQLIRLNLGDDVEEAHMRNRQWVSAWVFEKGKADNVIEKVTRDGKTYFNINDYDKLHELFGQLLRETQRIKSEGDYSAVEALVEGYGVKVDQDIHAEVLERNKQFTSAPYSGFVNPVLVPETDENGEITAIKVTQPAGFPEQMLEYSKTYSFLPEVN, from the coding sequence ATGAAACTAAAATCAATAGTTGTAATCTGTCTTATGATGGTTTTTGCTTGGTCTTGTAAAGAAGAAAGCAAAGAGCCTGTGAAGGAGGCTGTTACAGAAAAAGTAGCTGAGAAATTTGATTTTAATGTTGAGCAATTTGCCGATATTAAAGTTTTGCGTTATCAAATTCCGGGATGGGAAAATTTGAGCCTAAAAGAGCAAAAGTTAGTGTATTACCTTACACAAGCAGGTTTAGCTGGTCGTGATATTATGTGGGATCAAAACTACAGACACAACCTTAAAATCCGTAAAGCTTTAGAAAATATTTACACAAACTATGCTGGTGATAAAACTTCTGAAGATTGGAAAGCTTTTGAAGTATATTTAAAAAGAGTTTGGTTTAGTAATGGTATTCACCACCATTATTCTAATGATAAATTAAAACCAGAATTTTCAAAAGACTATTTGAATACGTTGTTATCAGCAACAAATACAGAATTAAAAGGAGAGGCTTTCGATGTGATCTTTAATGATAAGGACACTAAAAAAGTAAATCAGGCTAAAGGTGTTGACAATGTAGCTTTGTCTGCGGTTAATTTCTACGGTCCAGATGTAACTAATGACGATGTTATTGGTTTTTACAAAAACAAAAAATCACCAAATCCTGAGCAGCCATTATCATACGGTTTAAACTCTCAACTTGTAAAAGAAAATGGAGAATTAAAAGAGCGTGTTTATAAATCTGGTGGACTTTACGGTTCTGCAATAGATGAGATTGTAAAATGGTTAGAAAAAGCTCAAGGTGTTGCTGAAAATAAAGCACAAGGTGATGCTATTGGCTTATTAATAAAGTACTATAAAACAGGTGATTTACAAACTTGGGACGATTATAACGTCGCTTGGACAGCAGCAACTGAAGGTAATGTAGATTACATTAACAGTTTTATCGAAGTGTATAATGATCCATTAGGCTACAGAGGTTCTTACGAAACTATCGTGCAAATTAATGACTTTGATATGTCTAAAAAGATGAAAGTATTATCAGACAACGCACAATGGTTTGAAGATAATTCACCTTTAATGGAAGAACACAAGAAGAAGAATGTAGTTGGTGTAACATACAAAGTTGTTACCGTTGCAGGTGAAGCGGGAGATGCATCTCCAAGCACGCCAATTGGTGTGAATTTACCAAATGCCAACTGGATTAGAAAAGAAGTAGGTAGTAAGTCTGTTTCATTAGGAAATATCATTAACGCTTATAATAATGCAGGTAGTACAGGTAGATTGAAAGAATTCGTTCATGATGAAGAAGAGTTGCAATTGGAAGAAGAATACGGACAATTGGCAGATAAATTGCATACCGCATTACACGAAGTTATCGGTCATGCTTCAGGTCAGTTAAATCCTGGAGTTGGTGAGACCAAAGAAACGTTAAAAAATTATGCATCTACTTTAGAAGAAGGTAGAGCAGATTTAGTAGGCTTGTATTATTTATACAATCCAAAATTACAAGAATTAGGTTTAGTTGAAGATTGGCAAAAAGTAGGAAAAGCAGCTTATGATGGTTACATCAGAAATGGTTTAATGACACAGTTAATCCGTTTGAATTTAGGTGACGATGTAGAAGAAGCACACATGAGAAACCGTCAGTGGGTTTCTGCTTGGGTATTCGAAAAAGGAAAAGCAGATAATGTTATTGAAAAAGTAACCAGAGATGGTAAAACATATTTCAATATTAATGATTACGATAAGCTGCACGAGCTTTTCGGACAATTATTAAGAGAAACACAGCGTATTAAATCTGAGGGTGATTACTCAGCTGTTGAAGCTCTAGTTGAAGGTTATGGAGTTAAGGTAGACCAAGATATTCATGCTGAGGTCTTAGAGCGAAACAAGCAATTTACATCTGCACCATATAGTGGTTTTGTGAATCCTGTTTTAGTTCCTGAAACAGATGAGAACGGTGAAATTACAGCTATTAAAGTAACGCAGCCAGCAGGTTTCCCAGAGCAAATGTTAGAGTACAGTAAAACGTATAGTTTTTTACCAGAGGTAAATTAA
- a CDS encoding nucleoside triphosphate pyrophosphohydrolase family protein: MQDKINAVKAFHTAFKIGHRETPKADLGIEKNMLRYKLMREENEEYLEAANDNDLVEVADALGDMLYILCGTIIEHGLQYKIEEVFEEIQRSNMSKLGEDGEPIYREDGKVLKGPNYFKPNIKEILES; encoded by the coding sequence ATGCAAGATAAAATTAATGCTGTAAAAGCATTTCATACCGCTTTTAAAATAGGACACAGAGAGACTCCAAAAGCCGATTTAGGAATAGAAAAAAATATGTTGCGCTACAAGCTTATGCGCGAAGAAAACGAAGAATATCTAGAAGCTGCAAACGATAATGATTTAGTAGAAGTAGCAGATGCCTTAGGCGATATGCTCTACATACTTTGTGGTACCATTATAGAGCATGGATTACAATATAAAATTGAAGAGGTTTTTGAAGAAATTCAGCGAAGTAATATGAGTAAACTTGGTGAAGATGGAGAACCAATTTACCGCGAAGATGGTAAGGTTCTTAAAGGCCCTAATTATTTCAAACCAAATATCAAAGAGATTTTAGAATCATAA